The following coding sequences are from one Triticum aestivum cultivar Chinese Spring chromosome 5A, IWGSC CS RefSeq v2.1, whole genome shotgun sequence window:
- the LOC123107664 gene encoding receptor-like serine/threonine-protein kinase SD1-8 — protein MDSKALLWSTVALIVLFLPFSASDDRLVPGKPLSPGNIIVSDGGTFALGFFNPSNSTPSTVYLGIWYNDIPEFIVVWVANRETPANNNTSSPPMLSLTNSSNLIISEGNSGGRVLWMTPNVTTTVDSSTPTAVLLNTGNLVIRLSNGTTLWQSFDHQTDSFLPGMKLRIKSNTPNIVERLVSWKGPGNPSPGRFSYGFDPDTAFQVFLWDGENLVSRSIPWTGFQVMSVDQQQLAATMNVSDLIVYIAFVDNGGEIYFTYSLADGAPLTRLVLTYFGEYHLESWSSSSSAWAILWKMPSTECNRYGYCGPYGYCDETATPVPTCKCLDGFEPANKEEWTGGRFMAGCLRKEQLHGCGGSFLALPGMKLPDKLELIGGGMSTFEECAVKCNRNCSCLGYVYRNVSSRRFRGDMTCMVWTGELVDTGKVGVGGETIYLRVATDKRRKINAVKIVLSVLGSDVLIFICISFAWLKCQGKNKKWRKHKIISLFFMSTSHELGEENPPHDQEFPSVRLEEIALATHNFSEACMIGQGGFGKVYKGLLGGQQVAVKRLSTDSQQGTKEFRNEVILIEKLQHRNLVRLLGCCDEGNEKLLIYEYLPNKSLDSSLFDDSRKLSLDWATRFNIIKGVARGLLYLHEDSRFTIIHRDLKVGNILLDVDMKPKISDFGMARIFGDNQQNANTQRIVGTYGYMAPEYAMEGVFSTKSDVYSFGVLLLEVVTGIRRNSISQMMGYPSLTVYSWNMWKEEKTNELPDASIIDTSPDEVLLCVHVALLCVQENPDNRPCMSSVVFVLENGSTTLTTPNRPAYFTRRSTELNQIRNIQPTVNCSTFTEIEGR, from the exons ATGGATTCAAAGGCTCTCCTCTGGTCCACTGTAGCTCTGATCGTTTTGTTTCTGCCGTTTAGTGCTTCAGATGACCGGCTTGTCCCTGGCAAGCCGCTGTCTCCCGGCAACATCATCGTCTCCGATGGCGGCACGTTCGCCTTGGGCTTCTTCAACCCCTCCAACTCCACTCCATCCACGGTTTACCTTGGCATATGGTACAACGACATCCCTGAGTTCATAGTTGTGTGGGTTGCTAACCGTGAAACCCCAGCCAACAACAACACTTCCTCTCCACCAATGCTCTCCCTCACCAACAGCTCAAATCTTATCATCTCTGAAGGTAATAGTGGCGGCCGTGTCCTTTGGATGACGCCTAACGTGACAACTACTGTGGACTCGTCTACCCCAACGGCGGTGCTTCTGAACACCGGGAACCTTGTTATCCGGTTGTCAAACGGCACCACGCTGTGGCAGAGCTTTGACCATCAAACAGACTCGTTCCTCCCTGGGATGAAGCTCCGAATCAAATCCAACACGCCCAACATTGTCGAGCGTCTGGTGTCGTGGAAGGGCCCTGGCAACCCTTCGCCGGGGCGCTTCTCCTATGGTTTCGACCCAGACACAGCCTTCCAAGTATTCCTGTGGGATGGAGAGAACTTGGTGTCCCGAAGCATCCCATGGACCGGATTCCAAGTAATGAGTGTAGACCAACAACAGCTAGCGGCAACCATGAACGTCAGTGATCTTATCGTGTACATAGCCTTCGTCGACAATGGCGGTGAGATCTACTTCACATATAGCCTCGCTGACGGTGCCCCGCTCACAAGGCTGGTGCTGACGTACTTTGGTGAGTATCACctcgagagctggagcagcagctcGTCGGCATGGGCTATCCTCTGGAAGATGCCTTCCACTGAATGCAACCGCTACGGTTACTGTGGCCCGTATGGTTACTGCGACGAGACAGCAACACCAGTCCCAACGTGCAAATGCCTAGACGGGTTTGAGCCAGCAAACAAGGAGGAGTGGACTGGGGGCCGGTTCATGGCGGGGTGCCTACGGAAGGAGCAGCTACACGGGTGTGGCGGTAGCTTCTTGGCGTTGCCGGGGATGAAGTTACCAGACAAGCTTGAGCTCATCGGAGGGGGCATGAGTACGTTTGAGGAGTGTGCAGTGAAGTGCAATCGCAACTGCTCCTGTCTGGGGTACGTGTACCGCAATGTGAGTAGCCGCAGGTTCAGAGGAGACATGACGTGCATGGTATGGACCGGTGAGTTGGTTGACACAGGAAAAGTAGGCGTAGGTGGCGAGACAATCTATCTCCGAGTTGCAACAG ATAAAAGGAGAAAGATTAACGCAGTCAAGATTGTGCTGTCAGTTTTAGGAAGTGATGTTCTCATATTCATATGCATCTCTTTTGCATGGTTAAAATGCCAAG GAAAGAATAAAAAATGGAGAAAGCACAAGATTATAAGTTTGTTTTTCATGAGTACGTCTCATGAACTTGGGGAAGAAAATCCTCCTCATGATCAAGAATTTCCATCTGTAAGACTAGAAGAAATTGCCCTCGCAACACACAATTTCTCTGAAGCATGCATGATCGGACAAGGAGGCTTTGGAAAAGTTTACAA GGGATTGTTAGGTGGTCAGCAAGTCGCAGTCAAGAGGCTAAGTACAGATTCTCAACAAGGAACAAAAGAATTCAGGAATGAAGTAATTCTAATTGAAAAACTGCAACACAGAAACTTGGTTCGACTTCTTGGATGTTGTGATGAGGGAAATGAAAAGCTCTTGATATATGAGTATCTACCTAACAAGAGCTTAGATTCTAGCCTTTTCG ATGACTCAAGAAAATTGTCATTGGATTGGGCGACACGGTTTAATATCATCAAAGGGGTTGCTAGGGGGCTTCTATATCTTCACGAAGACTCGCGGTTCACCATAATTCATAGGGACCTCAAAGTTGGAAATATCTTGTTGGATGTGGATATGAAACCCAAGATATCGGATTTTGGTATGGCGAGAATTTTTGGTGACAACCAGCAAAATGCAAATACCCAACGCATAGTTGGCACATA TGGCTATATGGCTCCTGAGTATGCAATGGAAGGCGTCTTCTCTACCAAGTCCGATGTCTATAGCTTCGGTGTGTTACTGTTGGAGGTTGTAACTGGTATAAGGAGAAACTCCATTAGTCAAATGATGGGATACCCCAGCCTCACAGTCTAT TCATGGAATATGTGGAAGGAAGAGAAGACCAACGAACTGCCAGACGCATCCATTATAGATACTTCACCAGACGAAGTTTTGCTTTGCGTCCATGTAGCACTCCTATGTGTCCAGGAGAACCCAGATAACAGGCCATGCATGTCATCCGTTGTCTTTGTCCTAGAGAATGGAAGCACCACACTTACAACTCCCAATCGCCCTGCCTACTTTACTCGACGAAGTACTGAACTGAATCAAATAAGAAATATTCAGCCTACAGTCAATTGTTCTACTTTTACCGAGATAGAGGGGCGATGA